A window of Bacillus sp. DX3.1 genomic DNA:
TTGCTACATTCGGTTTTCTTATTTTTACAATGGCCAACCTGTATACAGCAAGGTTATTAAAGCTTGAAATGCAAAACGACACGATGCGAAAAAATATGCAAAGGCTCACAAAGAGCTTAAATGAAAATAAAGAATACATAAGACAATCTGAATACACCTTTAAATTAGAAGAACGAAATCGATTATCACAAGAAATTCATGATAAGATTGGTCATTCTATAACAGGAGCGCTTATTCAAATGGAAGCGGCAAAAAGATTGCTCGGAGTAGATAAAGATAAAGCTGAAGAATTACTTCAAAATGCGATTCATATTTCGAAAGATGGTATTGAAAGTATTAGAATTACACTCAAGAATATGAAACCACCAACTGAGCAAATTGGGATTCATCGCATGAAATTATTCATAGATGAATTTGGAACAAAACATGATATAAAAATTCCGTTTGTGTATAAAGGGAATTTAGATGCGATTTCTCCAATTCAATGGAAGATCATTGGTGAAAATGTCATGGAGACGTTAACAAATGCGATGAAATACGCTGATGCGACGGTGATTTCAATAGAGATTCATGTGCTTAACAAGGTGGTGAAGGTACAAGTGAAGGACAATGGAAAAGGAGCGCATTTCGTTAAGAAAGGCCTCGGTATTATTGGAATGGAGGAACGAACTGCATCCATTAATGGGAAGATTATTGTAGATGGTACAAGTGGTTTTTCGGTAACAATGTTATTACCGATTCAATAAGGAAATGAGTGAGATGAAGGATCTCATATGAAAAAAGTGAATATTCTCATGTGAAAAGAATGAACTTCTGCACTGAGCAGGTTCATTTTTTTTGTTTATAATAACAGCAGAGAAACCGAAATAGGGGTGAAATGATGAACGCATTAGAAATAAAAAACTTAACGAAAAAATTTGGTGACTTCATCGCAGTAGATAATATATCTTTAGCTATTAAACAAGGAGAAATATTTGGATTTTTAGGTTCGAATGGTGCTGGTAAAAGTACAACAATTAATATGATTGCTGGGTTGTTGCGAAGTAATGAAGGTGAAATTAACATACTGGGAAAAAGTACAAAGAAACATAGCCGATTTGCAAAGATGAATATAGGTATTGTTCCGCAAGATTTAGCAATTTACGAGGAGTTAACTGCCTATGAAAATGTGAAATTCTTTGCAGGATTGTATGGACTACGGGGAGCTGAATTGAAAGCGAGAGTAGAAGAAGCATTGCAGTTTGTAGGACTCAGTGATAAACATAAAAGCTATCCGAAAAATTTCTCTGGTGGAATGAAGCGAAGACTTAACATTGCTTGTGCTATTGCGCATCGTCCTAAGTTAATTATTATGGATGAGCCGACAGTAGGGATTGATCCACAGTCAAGAAACTACATTCTCCAATCTGTGCGAAAATTAAATGAAATGGGAAGTACGATTATTTATACAAGTCACTACATGGAAGAAGTAGAAGAGATTTGTACAAAAATTGCAATTGTGGATCATGGTAAGGTAATTGCGGAGGGCACGAAAGAACAACTAAAATCTATCATTACAGATACAAAAGATATTTGGATTGAAGTGAAGTCAGTTGAAAATATGGATGTGACTAAATTAAAAGAAATTAATGGTGTGAAAGCTGTTCAAATTGAAGAAAACGTCATTAAAGTAAATTCTGATACAGGAGTGAATAATTTAAATAAAATTATTCAACATTTTATTAATCATGATATAGAGATTCGTTCATTAGAAGAGCAGGCACCTAACTTAGAAACAGTATTTCTTACATTGACAGGAAGAAACTTACGAGATAAATAAAGTTCTATTAAGAAAAGGGAGGTTCATCAATTGAACATCTTCAATATTGCTATAATGCAAATTAAAAGGGACTTTCGAGACATAAGAACGTTAGTTTTTATGTTAGCATTCCCGGTTGTGCTTATGCTCATTTTGGGAACAGCTTTAACAAATGCATTTAATAGTGACAATCTTTCTATTAAAAATATACAGGTGTTATACAAAGATGAAGCAGGTGGTAAGTTCTCTCAGGCTTTTGAAACATTGATAAAGGAAACAGGTAAATCGGGCATTCACTTTAAAAAAGCAGCAAAGGATGTAGATGGGAAAGAAGAAGTGAAACAAAATAAGTATGCCGGCTATGTAGAAATGAATCAAAATGGCGTGAAGTTATATGAGAGTGATCGGAATAGTATTGAAGGAAGTATCGTTGAGGGGATGCTTACTACATTTGTCGATAAGTACAACGTAGCGGTGGAAGTTGCGAAAGTAGATTCTGGGAAAGTTAGCACAGTTATTGCAAGTGGAAATCATGATGATTATATAAAAGAGACATCTTTACAAGCTGCTAAAAAACCAAGTTCTATGGATTATTATGCAATTGCGATGACGACAATGATTGCCTTGTATGGGGCGATGGGAGCGAGTTATCTTATTCGCGGAGAGCGATTACGAAAAACGGGAGATCGTTTAATTGCCGCACCTGTTAGTAAAGCAGAAATTTTCATAGGAAAAATACTTGGTAGCCTTGTAGCAAATGGGCTTTGTCTGCTTCTTGTTGTTTTCTTTAGTAAGTTTGTGTATAAGGCAAATTGGGGTGATCATCTTGGAGTAGTCTTTCTTATTTTACTGACAGAAGTATTACTCGCAATTAGCTTTGGTTTAGGGATAGGATATATTACGAAAACAGGTGAGGCTTCTAAAGCAGTTATTATGGTTGTTGTACAATTGGCCTCTATTTTTGGAGGAGCATATTTTGTATTCGAAGAAAATATGCTTACAAATCTATCACCATTAACATGGGCAAATACAGCGATTATGAAAATTATTTATGCGAATGATTTAGGAGCAGCACTCCCTGTGATTTCTTTAAATCTTGGAATTTCAGCACTGTTTTTATTGATTGCGATTATCGCATTACGTCGACGGGAGGGGCTATAGCATGAAAGATATTTTATGGCTCATACAAAAAACATTATCGGTACTTTTGAAAAATAAAAAAGGGTTGCTCATTATTATTGGCTTACCGATAGCAGGATCGCTAATTTCTTTTCTGATATATGGAAATGCAGGGCAAGGGACATTAAACATTGGGGTTGTAAATAATGAAAATCATTATATAGCAAACGATACGGTGAAATTTATAGAAGGATTAAATCATGTAAAAGTGAGTAAAATTCAAGCATCAGAAATAGAAGAGAAGCTTGCCTCGAAAAAGCTTGATGGAGTTATTACGTTAGATTCAGGTTTTTCAGAAAGTGTTCGAGATGGTAAACCGAGTCATATTCAAATTTCCTCGATTAAAGGTGTTCAAATCACAAGTTTTATAAAATCTTATTTGTATAATTACATTGATAATATAACTGCAATTAGTAAAGTAGCACAAAATGATCAAAGTACATTTGATAAAATGTATGCAGGTTATCAAAAAAATTCATTCAAGTTAACAGCCCATACGCTTAATGATACTTCGAAAAATAAAGATATGACGAATCAAACAGTTGGTTACCTCATTATGTTTATGTTATTTTCAGCGGTGAATTTTTCAGAACTAATTTTGAAAGAAAAAGAGAACAGAACGTACTTCCGATTATTATCAGCACCGATAGATGGAAAGAAATATATATTATCTAATGTTGTTGTTAATATGCTTATTTTAATCGTACAAATTGTTGTAACAGTATTATTTATGACCAATGTATTTCATATTGATACAAATATGCCTTTGATTGTTATGATTGGAGTACTGATGATATTTGGCTTAATTGCAATTGGTTTATCGTTAGCAATTGTATCTTTTGCGAAAAACGGAACTTCTGCAAATGCAATGCAAAATATCATTATTACACCAACATGTTTGCTTGCCGGATGCTTCTTTTCATTTGAAATTATGCCAGCGTCTGTGCAAAAAATAGCTGATTTTCTTCCTCAGCGTTGGTTATTAGATACGATAGGGAAATTACAGCAAGGTACACATTTTGCAGATTTGTATTTAAATATTTTGATTTTATTTGCCTTTGCAATCGCCTTTTTCTTAATTGCAATTTACAAATTTGGGCGTAATAATGATGCGAGGAATTTTATTTAAACGATATTTTTACAAAAGGGATGTGGCATAAAGCTACATCCCTTTTGTATGCTGTTCATAAAATATAACTGCTATTGAAATACTAGGTGAAGACAACTATTTTGTGCGGAAGGAAAAGTAAATGGTGAAAAAGATACTACGTGTCATTTCTATTATAATTAGCATAGTAATTCTCATTGTTATTTGGATGCATATTGATGTAACAATAGGGAGAAAAGTGGAAGTTGAGAAAAATCAACCGAAAGAATATGGACAGCATTATAGTGACTTTCAATTATATGTGGAGGGGAAACCGCTATATCAGCAGCTGTTTTCTGATATAAAAGAGGCGAAACATTCAATTTTCACTTATTTCTATATTATTTCCGATGATAAAAGTAGCCACTCCTTCTTAAAGTTGTTGAAAGAAAAGGCGGAAGAAGGTGTGAAAGTATACTTATCAGTCGACTGGATTAATGATTTGTCTTTCGAAAGAAAACTTAAAAATGAATTGAAAGCAAGTGGCGTTCATTTTACATATAGTAGAAAACCTGAATTTCCGTTCTTTTTCTATTCCCTACATCATCGTAATCACCGTCGTATTACAACGATAGATGGGAAGATAGGGTATAGCGGCGGCTTTAATATAGGTAATGAATATTTAGGGAAGGACCGCCGATTTGGATATTGGCGAGATTATCAAGTGCGCTTACAAGGAGAGGGTGTGAAAGATTTAGAGGAACAGTTTGTATTAGATTGGAAACGAGATACTTCTGAAGGAATAACACGAGCCTCTCAACATACTGTACCAGGGAAAACGTTACATACACTGTCTGCTTATAATGGTCATCATGTTGTTACAAAGTATATTGAATTAATAAATGAAGCAAAACAATCCATTGTGATTGCTACACCATATTTTATACCAAAAGATAAAGCACTTATGAATGCTTTAATTCAAGCGCGACAGCGTGGTGTTTTCGTTAAAGTGCTCTGGTCTTTTAAGCCGGATATTCCGCTAATAAAAGAAGCGGCATATCCTTACATTCGTCAAGCTATTGAAAATAACATATCCGTATACGGTTATAAAAAAGGAATGTTCCACGGAAAAGCGATAGTGATTGACAATGAAACAACAGTTATGGGTACAACAAATTTCACTTCGCGAAGCTTTTATTTAAATGATGAGATGAATTTCTATATAAAGGGTGGTCCCATTGTTAGGCAAGTGAATGAAGCATTAGCGCAAGATTTTCATGATTCAAAAGAAATGACGTCATCATTCTTTGATGGTCTTTCCTTTTTGGACCGATGCAAAGAAAAAATAGCAGGGTTGCTTAATTATTATTTATAGGATTAGCGATACAATGATTAAGAAGAGATGCGGTATGATGCCGCATCTCTTTTGTTTATCCAGCATGAATAGTGGGGGAATGGAGGTGTCTCTTTAGGGTAGTTTATTATTTTGTTATTTTTTGGTAGACTTACCTTTTTGCGTTTGCTACTATTTTGTTATGAATAAATAACATTTTGTAGAGAAAGGGAGCCGTAATAGCTGGCTTAACTTTGAAAGATGAAAAATAAATTAAAGTTTGTAACAGTTATTATCTATGCATTTCTAGTACTGTATGTATTAAATAAGTTGGTAGAATGGGGAGTGATGTCTAAAAACTATATGTATCTACTTACTGTAGGTCTCATATTATTTATTGGGATGTTTGGTATTCTTCATCTTTTTGAAAGAAATGCTAAGGGTAAAAAGTAGCTTTTAAATTATTACAAGGTATTCGGACACATATTTGTGCAAAGTGTGGAACGGTGTTAGACAGATGAAGCGATAGGGTTTCTAACTTTTTTGAAAGATATAGATCGTATGGAGGCGATTATTATGCTTAAGCGACCGCAAACGAGTGAATATAATCCATATGCGGAGAAGTACATAGAACTTGTGCCTGATGGGAATTTACTTGATATTCTAAAGAAACAACAAGAGGAAACGAATGATTTGTTAAGAAATGTTTCTAAAGAACAAGGAGAGTATCGATATGAAGAGGGGAAATGGAGTCTAAAGGAAGTGGTTGGGCACATGGCAGATATTGAAAGGGTGATGAGCTATCACCTCCTGGTAGCTGCTCGTGGAGATAGGACAACATTGCCGTCGTTTGATAAAGATGTATTTGTGATGAATGCAGAGTTTAATCGAATGAGGCTTGAAGACATCACTTTAAATTTTTCAATTGTTCGTCAGTGTACTTGTTCATTGTTTGCAAGTATTCCGAGTGATGCATGGATGCGAACGGGAACAATTTTAAACCATGAAACGACTGCGCGTGCACTAGCGTATATAATTGCCGGCCATGAATTGCATCATCGGTCAATTATTAAGGAAAGATATCTTTCCTTAATTTAGGTGCAAAGAGAAAGGGGCTTAATCTAGTATAAAGAAGAGTGAGCTTTTTTCTTACGGGTACTTTCTGTAGAAATCTATATAAATCCATTTTGATTTTTCGACATATAAGCCGCGGCTATGGATAACAAAAGGTAACCTGCACTCGTTTTCTCTCTTTGTTTTCACTATGTCTGGACAGGAAAAGGATCTGACCGCTTCTATGCATGGCGGATGCTCTCTCCCACCTAAAAAGAAGAGTTTATGGAAGGAAAAAGTGGTTCCCTCGCGGTTGATTTTGCCGGGGATCATTTTTGTTCGTACTAATTCGCCTAATTGGTATTGCTCGTAGGAATATAGGGAGTAATGACAGTGGAGATTCGCTTTCATGTTTTTATGCCTAACGGCTCTGATTTCAGTACATACCTGAAAAATATTTAAAGGGCGCCAACTTTGTGTGGAAAGGGTATAATAAATTGGCAGAAGTAGACAATAAAAGGGGCTGCCTTGTGTTGATATGGAAATAGATAATTAAAAATATGATTGAATGCATATGATTTTTGTCTTATGTAAAAGAAAAAACTAGGATATAAAAAGACAAAAGAAGAAAAGGAGATACGATGACAAAGAGAAAAGAAATAATAGAAACAGGATGGAACCTAGACAACAGTTATGCTCGTCTACCGAAATCATTTTTTACTAGCCACAACCCAACCTCTGTACGCTCACCGAAGTTGATCATTCTCAATTATCCGTTGGCAACATCCCTGGGATTGAACGTTCAGGCGCTGCAAAGCGAAGATGGCGTAGCGGTGTTTGCTGGCAATCGGATTCCCGAAGGTGCTTTGCCTATTGCTCAAGCTTACGGGGGGCATCAATTCGGGCATTTTAACATGTTAGGGGACGGCCGGGCTCTGCTACTTGGCGAGCAGATTACTCCCCTAGATGAGAGATTTGATATTCAGCTCAAAGGTTCTGGTAAAACACCATACTCCCGCCGGGGTGATGGTCGAGCGGCACTTGGACCAATGCTACGCGAATACATCATCAGCGAAGCAATGCATGCCCTTGGTATTGCTACTACCCGCAGCCTAGCGGTGGTGACAACCGGTGAGTCAATAATCCGTGAAACCGACCAACCTGGTGCAATTCTGACCCGTGTAGCTGCAAGTCATTTGCGTGTCGGTACCTTTCAATACGTTTCAAAATGGGGCACAGTTGAGGAACTCAGTGTTCTGGCTGACTATACACTAAAGCGCCATTTTCCAGACATTGAAGCTAATGAGAATCGCTATCTTTCACTACTTCAGGAAGTGATGAAGCGTCAGGCGATGTTGATTGCCAAATGGCAACTGGTTGGCTTTATTCACGGAGTGATGAACACCGACAACATGACCATTAGTGGAGAAACCATTGACTATGGTCCTTGCGCCTTCATGGATACCTATGATCCGGCAACTGTATTCAGTTCCATTGACCTTCGAGGCCGCTATGCCTATGGCAATCAGCCACATATTGCCGAGTGGAATCTCGCTCGATTTGCTGAAACCTTATTGCCACTGTTGCATGTAGATCAGACGCAGGCTGTCAATCTGGCTCAGGATGCGATTTCACATTTTACTAAATTGTATCACTCTAATTGGCTCGCGGGAATGAGAGCTAAACTAGGAATATTTAACGAAGAAGTGCAGGATAAATCTCTTATTGAAGACCTCCTCAGTATGATGCAGAAATATCGTGCAGACTATACCAATACCTTCCGTGCATTAACTTTTGATACGCTGGAGAATACGGTCCTGTTTGAGACCCCAGAATTTGCTCAGTGGCATGAGCAGTGGCAGGCAAGACTAGGCAGGCAGCAGGAATCGAAAAACTCCTCGCATCAGTTGATGCGAAGCAGCAATCCTGCGCTAATCCCTCGGAACCATCGGGTAGAAGCTGCACTAGAAGCCGCAGTGGAACAAGGAGACTACAGCGTGATGGAGCGGCTTCTTGATGTTCTTTCAAGCCCCTACGCGCACTCCTCCGAACAGGCTGATTACTCCACACTACCTGTGCAATCATCCCGTCCTTACCGAACCTTTTGCGGTACATGATATAGAAGCATTAGGGATAGTTCTTTCTGCTTTTCTACAATTACGTTGAGTCATGCTTTACTATTCGTACAAGATAATGCTACTCCTTTACTTGAGGTAGCATTATTTTAGTTTATAATTTCTTCCTTTCTAGTAAGGCTCAGTTACAGGAATAAAGCATTCTTTCAGGCATAATTAATTTACCAGCAAACTCATTAGCTTCATGATCTTCAATTAATAATTCTGTATTAGATTTTATATTTCTAGGTATTAGAAGGTGATCCTAAAAAATATGACTGATTTCATGAGCTATAGTAAGGTTAAGTCTTCTGTCGATTCTTATATATCAAACTCAATTAATTGGTATATACTTCTTAAAACCCTTACTTATAGTTCCGTTATAACCATTTTTAGCAAATAATTTATGTGCTTCTATTCTAGTTGCACTACTTAATAAGATAATTCTTGTGGATCCCCTTGCAATTGATATTTGTTCTACATGTTTTAGTAACTTTTCACCTATTCCATTACCTCGAAAATCTTCATCTACAATCACATACTCTAGAACGGTATATGGTCTAAATTGATATCCAGGATCAAGACAAAAAGTCATAAATATACTTCCTTTAACTTTACAATTTTCCTCATAAACAAATAAGAAATTATTAGAATCATTCCTTATCTGCTCAATTCTTTCTGATAAAACCTTAATATTTTTACTATGCGGTGCTAATTTTTTATATAGATTTTCAATTACATTACTGTCTTTTGGTTCAGCTTCACGAATCATATAATTACCTACCTCTATTAATATTAATGCATCAATGGTTTTGGCTATTCTAATATTACATCTTCCGACTCTATTATATCCCAAAAAAATACTTTTTTGGTGCGATTTATATGAAAGGAGGATAGGAAGGATGGCGTTTACTATGAATTTTTCTATTTTAGATGAAATGAATCTATTCTCTCAAGAACTTCAAAACTACGTATCTCGGGGTTCAGCCGAGATACGTGTATTAACTATACTAAATAAAATCATAGTCCTTATAGTTCTTTAAGTAAGGTTTATGGTTTTTATTTATCTTTAAATAAAGAATAACTATATTGATTTTTCAAAGTATTTAAAGTATTTTAAGGTGGGGATGTGGTATTAATGAATTTCACTGGATACAGCTAATGATTATAAGAACATTATTAATTGTTGTAGTGTTGGGAGGAGGCCTATTGAGAGAGTAGAAGAAGTCATTTTGTCGAACGGAAAGATACGCTATATGCTAGTCGATAAAAATGGAGAGCCTATTCAGCCTGTTCTTCAGTATTTACGATTCAAAGATAATAGTAATATATACATAAATTGAAAAATCTTTTTAATTGAGGAAGATAGATATATTTATTGAGGTGATTATATTGGTTAGTAATGTGAAAATTGAACAATTTAATTCAATCGAAGAACAGGTTGATGAACTTTCGGAACTTCTAATACAGGTAGTAGAGGATGGTGCATCAATTGGCTTTTTACCACCATTGCAATTCTCGGATGCCGAAGTATATTGGAAAAATGTATTAAATCCAGAAG
This region includes:
- a CDS encoding histidine kinase, whose amino-acid sequence is MEFWMILSKLIVFMYIVFSYVHSNVTNLPWVIFALLLYLCVNVTISILKKDVFKKTIIGVSIFITILFTGQIHSLLILFLPMNLYEIVSYYINEKWLIFLIMILPIMFIDESVQMTYGLIATFGFLIFTMANLYTARLLKLEMQNDTMRKNMQRLTKSLNENKEYIRQSEYTFKLEERNRLSQEIHDKIGHSITGALIQMEAAKRLLGVDKDKAEELLQNAIHISKDGIESIRITLKNMKPPTEQIGIHRMKLFIDEFGTKHDIKIPFVYKGNLDAISPIQWKIIGENVMETLTNAMKYADATVISIEIHVLNKVVKVQVKDNGKGAHFVKKGLGIIGMEERTASINGKIIVDGTSGFSVTMLLPIQ
- a CDS encoding ABC transporter ATP-binding protein, encoding MNALEIKNLTKKFGDFIAVDNISLAIKQGEIFGFLGSNGAGKSTTINMIAGLLRSNEGEINILGKSTKKHSRFAKMNIGIVPQDLAIYEELTAYENVKFFAGLYGLRGAELKARVEEALQFVGLSDKHKSYPKNFSGGMKRRLNIACAIAHRPKLIIMDEPTVGIDPQSRNYILQSVRKLNEMGSTIIYTSHYMEEVEEICTKIAIVDHGKVIAEGTKEQLKSIITDTKDIWIEVKSVENMDVTKLKEINGVKAVQIEENVIKVNSDTGVNNLNKIIQHFINHDIEIRSLEEQAPNLETVFLTLTGRNLRDK
- a CDS encoding ABC transporter permease — its product is MNIFNIAIMQIKRDFRDIRTLVFMLAFPVVLMLILGTALTNAFNSDNLSIKNIQVLYKDEAGGKFSQAFETLIKETGKSGIHFKKAAKDVDGKEEVKQNKYAGYVEMNQNGVKLYESDRNSIEGSIVEGMLTTFVDKYNVAVEVAKVDSGKVSTVIASGNHDDYIKETSLQAAKKPSSMDYYAIAMTTMIALYGAMGASYLIRGERLRKTGDRLIAAPVSKAEIFIGKILGSLVANGLCLLLVVFFSKFVYKANWGDHLGVVFLILLTEVLLAISFGLGIGYITKTGEASKAVIMVVVQLASIFGGAYFVFEENMLTNLSPLTWANTAIMKIIYANDLGAALPVISLNLGISALFLLIAIIALRRREGL
- a CDS encoding ABC transporter permease → MKDILWLIQKTLSVLLKNKKGLLIIIGLPIAGSLISFLIYGNAGQGTLNIGVVNNENHYIANDTVKFIEGLNHVKVSKIQASEIEEKLASKKLDGVITLDSGFSESVRDGKPSHIQISSIKGVQITSFIKSYLYNYIDNITAISKVAQNDQSTFDKMYAGYQKNSFKLTAHTLNDTSKNKDMTNQTVGYLIMFMLFSAVNFSELILKEKENRTYFRLLSAPIDGKKYILSNVVVNMLILIVQIVVTVLFMTNVFHIDTNMPLIVMIGVLMIFGLIAIGLSLAIVSFAKNGTSANAMQNIIITPTCLLAGCFFSFEIMPASVQKIADFLPQRWLLDTIGKLQQGTHFADLYLNILILFAFAIAFFLIAIYKFGRNNDARNFI
- a CDS encoding phosphatidylserine/phosphatidylglycerophosphate/cardiolipin synthase family protein, translating into MVKKILRVISIIISIVILIVIWMHIDVTIGRKVEVEKNQPKEYGQHYSDFQLYVEGKPLYQQLFSDIKEAKHSIFTYFYIISDDKSSHSFLKLLKEKAEEGVKVYLSVDWINDLSFERKLKNELKASGVHFTYSRKPEFPFFFYSLHHRNHRRITTIDGKIGYSGGFNIGNEYLGKDRRFGYWRDYQVRLQGEGVKDLEEQFVLDWKRDTSEGITRASQHTVPGKTLHTLSAYNGHHVVTKYIELINEAKQSIVIATPYFIPKDKALMNALIQARQRGVFVKVLWSFKPDIPLIKEAAYPYIRQAIENNISVYGYKKGMFHGKAIVIDNETTVMGTTNFTSRSFYLNDEMNFYIKGGPIVRQVNEALAQDFHDSKEMTSSFFDGLSFLDRCKEKIAGLLNYYL
- a CDS encoding DinB family protein; protein product: MLKRPQTSEYNPYAEKYIELVPDGNLLDILKKQQEETNDLLRNVSKEQGEYRYEEGKWSLKEVVGHMADIERVMSYHLLVAARGDRTTLPSFDKDVFVMNAEFNRMRLEDITLNFSIVRQCTCSLFASIPSDAWMRTGTILNHETTARALAYIIAGHELHHRSIIKERYLSLI
- a CDS encoding protein adenylyltransferase SelO; its protein translation is MTKRKEIIETGWNLDNSYARLPKSFFTSHNPTSVRSPKLIILNYPLATSLGLNVQALQSEDGVAVFAGNRIPEGALPIAQAYGGHQFGHFNMLGDGRALLLGEQITPLDERFDIQLKGSGKTPYSRRGDGRAALGPMLREYIISEAMHALGIATTRSLAVVTTGESIIRETDQPGAILTRVAASHLRVGTFQYVSKWGTVEELSVLADYTLKRHFPDIEANENRYLSLLQEVMKRQAMLIAKWQLVGFIHGVMNTDNMTISGETIDYGPCAFMDTYDPATVFSSIDLRGRYAYGNQPHIAEWNLARFAETLLPLLHVDQTQAVNLAQDAISHFTKLYHSNWLAGMRAKLGIFNEEVQDKSLIEDLLSMMQKYRADYTNTFRALTFDTLENTVLFETPEFAQWHEQWQARLGRQQESKNSSHQLMRSSNPALIPRNHRVEAALEAAVEQGDYSVMERLLDVLSSPYAHSSEQADYSTLPVQSSRPYRTFCGT
- a CDS encoding GNAT family N-acetyltransferase; amino-acid sequence: MIREAEPKDSNVIENLYKKLAPHSKNIKVLSERIEQIRNDSNNFLFVYEENCKVKGSIFMTFCLDPGYQFRPYTVLEYVIVDEDFRGNGIGEKLLKHVEQISIARGSTRIILLSSATRIEAHKLFAKNGYNGTISKGFKKYIPIN